The following is a genomic window from Chanos chanos chromosome 1, fChaCha1.1, whole genome shotgun sequence.
CGTTAAGTCACTACCACTGCGAGATAAGAGAGGATTTGAATGACATCATCCCTCAGGAGCCGTTTCAAAGAAATCACATGCCTTGCTTTTCTTCTTATCTgttcacctttttttccccatcacgTGGTATTCAGAAAGCCACGAGTGgtcagattgttttttttttcttatttgtcaAGCTTATTTATGGCCTCATAAATCTGCACACTTTAAAAGAAGCAACCAGACAAAGAACAAATTGAGATGAGATCATTTCCGAATTCTGTTAATTATGGAGGTCTTTTAAATTTCTACATTAAATTGTTGCTTTAGAAAAAAAGGGTCCTGTAGCATTTCTGTTCTAAGCTCCACGCTGGGTCTGTTGGACTCCCTGAAGTGTCCGCTGCTTCGGACACATGTAGGAGTCCAGCAGACTAATCATCGTTCTGGAACATCTGTTTCAAAAGTATTGCAAAAGGATATCAAGACTTTTGCAGTTTTTTAGTGAAGACaccattacatttcatttcttctGCAAGTGAAGAAGTCAAACATTCCATAGACATGCATATTCAATTAGGGTATAACACAGTTGGCCTGCATCTGGTAACATGCACATAATTCTGTAATGACAATAGAATTATTTTAGAATAATGTGTAAGGGACTGGTTACCTGTCAACCCAACTGatttgtgaaatgaatgaaggtATATGGCTGttttgagtgagtgactgaTATGGTTTGTTTGACTaacatacattttcacacagtgtgtATTTTATCCAAGTCCATGCTTTGGAATCACAGAAAGATAGGAACTACTGAGTCATCTACTGAATATCTGTGACTTTTTGCCAGTTCAACACAATGAATTCTGTCTGCAGCAGAAATTTTGAAGGAACATTTCCACAGTATTGTGGTCTATCcatagacacaaaacaaaacatttaagaatTCTTAAACAGTACACTATCCAAAGCTAGATACTCCTTGCTCTTttaaaattgagaaaaaaagccAGGATTTGGATATTTATTTCACATAAGAATGACAATTTTTATTTGTTAACATTTTACTGTGTTAAGAACGTAAACAATGGACACTGTTTTCAGACACAATAATATTGTCCCTGTTACTGAGATGGAACTTTGGACAAGGAGCTGATATAGTGGGAATACACCCCTCTatcagtcagactgtgtcaGGTCCAGTCCAAAGCAAAAGGAACCAGCAGAGACACACCCAGCAGTTAACACAACACTCccaagtaaataaaaaaaaaaaaacgggtctTTTAAAAGAACATAAACAGATCATAAAGAGATATAGGCTATCAATAAGTAGAACAAATAACAggatataaaatataatacagaccataaaatgataaaatagatTACACATAAAATAAAGGGTATAAAGTATTGGCTTGTTATGATACATAAtggcgttttttttgttttattattgaGAAGTAGTATAGGAGCTGTTATTTAATGCTCTCTTATTGGGAAAAGGACCATAAAACCTTAAAAGACCATAAAACGGGAGATTTTTGGATGTTGACAAACATGTTCAGTAGACAAGCGCTTCGGACACATATGGGAGTCCAGCAGACTAATTATCGTTCTGGAACATCTGTTTCAAAAGTGTTGCAAAAGTGTTGCAAAAGGATATCAAGACTTTTGAAGTGTTTTAGTGAAGACACCATTAAATTTCGCTTCTTCTTTCATCTTCGCTAGAAAAGAATTCAAAAAGAATTCAAACATTCTTCAAGTAGGCTATAACACAGTTGGCCTGCATCTGGTAACATGCACATAATTCTGTTATGACAATAGAATTATTTTGGAATAATGTATAAGAGTGAtttgtgaaatgaacaaatatatGTGGCTGttctgagtgagtgactgataTGGTTTGTTTGACCAACATACACTTTCACACAGTGTATATTTTATCCAAGTCCATGCTTTGGAATCACAGAAAGATAGGAGCTACTGAGTCATCTACTGAATATCAGTAACTTTTTGCCAGTTCAATACAATGAATTCTGTCTAGAGCAGAAATTTTGAAGGAACATTTCCACAGTATTGTGGTGTATCCatagataaaaaacaaaacatttaagaatTCTTAAACAGTACACTATCCAAAGCTAGATAATCCTTGCTCTtttaaaatcaagaaaaaaGCCAGGATTTGGGTATTTATTTCACATAAGAATGACAATTTTTATTTGTTAGCATTTTATTATATTAAGAACGTAAACAATGGACACTTATTTCTGTCCCACTTATTGAGATCTCTGTTGAAGACTGATATAGTGGGAATACACCCCTTCTATTAGTCAGACTGTGTCAGGTCCAGTCCAAAGCAAAAGGAACCAGCAGAGACACACCCAGCAgttaacacaacacacccaAGTAAATTCCACAGCAGAACATGTGGCCTTGTTTACAAATGAACACTGCGGTCCATGTGCTCACTGCAACCCGTGTTCTGCAACCcatgtgttcatttgcattcaTAACCTCAACTGCAAATAATGCTGAATACCCCTGTGCATTGTGTGCATTCACTACACCATGATCACAGGTGGTCCTAACCAGTGGAAGCATATccagataaaacaaaaatggtCTGAGAATGGATCCTTGTGGAACCTCACAGGTGATGCTATGTTTTTTGGAAATGTGATTAACAAGGCCAACaaaattctgtctgtcagttttctatgagagactgggagagagagtgtatgtataagggaacgggagagagagagagtgatagagtgacagagggaaagagtgagtcCTTGGACAGGAACCAAGCTAGGCCTTTAAGTTTAGTTATCCAGTcacatatgtaaacaaacatggGTATAATCAAATATTCAGTGATGTATTTCTCCAGCCAGGATTCCAGCAGTAAGCTGCTACCACTACAAGATAAGAGAGGATTTGAATGACATCATCCCTCAGGAGCCGTTTCAAAGAAATCACATGCCTTGCTTTTCTTCTTATCTgttcacctttttttccccatcacgTGGTCTTCAGAAAGCCACCAGTGGTcagattggttttttttcttatttgtcaAGCTTATTTACGGCCTCATAAATCTGCACACTTTAAAATGAGCAACCAGACAAAGAACAAATTGAGATGAGATCATTTCCGAATTCCATTAATTGCGAAGGTCTTTTAAATTTCTACATTAAATTGCCGATTTAGGAAAAAACGGGTTCTGTAGCATTTTTGTTCTAAGCTCCACGCTGGGTCTGTTGGACTCCCTGAAGTGTCCGCCGCTTCGGACACATGTAGGAGTCCAGCAGACTAATAATCGTTCTGGAACTGTTTCAAAAGTGTTGCAAAAGGATATCAGGTCTTGTGAAGTGTTTTAGTGAAGACACCATTAAATTTCGCTTCTTCTGCAAGTGAAGAAGTCAAACATTCCATAGACATGCATATTCAAGCAGGCTATAACACAGTTGGCCTGCATCTGGTAACATGCACATAATTCTGTAATGACAATAGAATTATTTTGGAATAATGTGTAAGGGACTGGTTACCTGTCAACCCAACTGatttgtgaaatgaatgaaggtATATGGCTGttttgagtgagtgactgaTATGGTTTGTTTGACCAACATACACTTTGACACATTATGTATTTTATCCAAGTCCATGCTTTGGAATCACAGAAAGATAGGAACTACTGAGTCATCTACTGAATATCCATGACTTTTTTGACAGTTCAGTACAATGAATACTGTCTACAGTAGAAATTTTGAAGGAAAAGTTCCATGTTATTGTAATGTATccataaatataaaacaaaacattcaagaATTGGCAAATAGTACATTATCTGAAACTAGATAATACTCGTTCTTTTAAaatcaagggaaaaaaagccaggATTTTGATATTTAATGTTACTGTTCCATAGTGTTTTTTTAGTGTAATAAACAGTCGTTGATAAATCTACTCTTAATCAGGTATCCAGGCAGGACAGATAAAGTCACCATTGTCCGGGGAGAATAACCATTAAACTGTTTCTAAGGAGATAAAATCTCCAACATGAGAGCGCCCCCTCGAGGCCCGGAAGAGCAAACCAGCAACAGCATCACTGAGGGTCATTCTTTCCTTCTCCATCacaattaattttgttttttggggggtgagAGGAGGTTGGGGTGAGTATATgtgggttttggggggggggggggggggggggctggggtgAGTACATAATAAGGTGTAATGTGGAAATGTCCCTTAGGTGATGTTGCACATTGTTTTCGGAAAGATATTTCTGTTGCACCTCATTTTTAGAAATATACTTTCGATGTCTGAGGCTTTGTAATAGTGGATAGAAATGGAAATAATTTAActaaaatcattaaaatcatttaaaacattcagttgTTCAGAAATGACCTTGATGTTTAACATGGATTCATTCAGTTGACTGGTagctttgttttcagtcttgAGGATGATTAGCCTGTATATCAAgtacacagtcagaacacaccCTGTCTTCTGACAGCACTGCGTGTTTTaatatgactgtgtttgacATTATGGCTGTAGTGAATGAAAAGAACAGTGGATAATGGGCCAGGGAAAGTATCAACACTTCCACATAGTGAAGGATGCACATGGTAATGCAGCTTTATtatacaaaacatttttgacaAGTCTCACACATCTTTAAGTATACATATACAATTTAcataatgtacatttttttttcatcattgacatatatacatatacctaCACATAGGTATTATTCACACCAAAACTGATGAGGGTGAACATATAATGATATATTCCAAAAGCTGAACAGCAGTTGAATTGCTGACAGAGACAGTCCGCCATGAGCACTTTCAGTGACGGCAGAGGTTTCACAGTTTTCATGACCTGTTTAGCGCTAGAGCTGAAACGTGAGCTGAATCCCCAGGATCTCTGGCCGACACAACTCCTGCAGATACTGTCACAGTGCAGTGGAAACGCATAGAGCACAGCTCACTCAGGCAGTCTATCAAACATACACTGCGCTTTGTTCTATGTACAGTTCTGGAGAGATAAAGAAGGGGGAGAGTTTGATGCACGTATTCCAAAGAGAGGACAAGacaatacagaaaaatacagcaaaacgAGGTTATCACATATTTTAGGACTACAACAGCCTACctgtatttgttctgttttcaggGTATAGAAGATGACTGTGGCTTGTGTTTTCCCCACACTCCAGAGGCTTGTTCGTTTTGTCCACATAACCCGACTCGGTCGGGTTCGGGGGGATGTAAGGAACAGGGCACGACGATTTACTAGAGCCTAAAATCTGATCTTTCTTCTTTGAACCTGGAACATGACAACAGAATCAGATggtcagtaaaaataaaataaaataaacaggttGAATATGATCTGAAGCTGATTTTTTTGTGAAGTAGCCGTTAAagctgaaataataaaaataaaggggTTACGAACATTAAGTTTCTCGCTTCTTCGAgcaatatcaaaaaaaaaattaggttacttaaaaataaaaatgaaaaagccagtataatgaaaacaaaatgtgctTGGACTAGTCCGTGATTCAGGCCTACCTGTATTGGATCTGTTGTCAAGGCAGGGAAGAGGACAGTTGTTCGTGTTTTCTCTagtcttttctgttctcttccgTAGCTGAATTTTCTTCGCAAGATCGTCCGTTATTGCCACGTAACCGCATTCGGTCGGGTTCGGGGGGGTGTGAGGCTTTGAGCCTGGAACACGACAGTTGAACCGGACACTCATTTAAAAATTAGGACTGTTTGCCCTGTTAGAACTAAACTCTAATTAGCTGTTTAGAGCAATATGTTTATCGTTTAATAGCCTACTACGATGGATCAGTGGACTCACCCAGTAAGAGCACCGTAGCAGTCTGTCCATAAACGTCAATCATCGCCCACACTGGCCGGTTGAGGTCCAGGTTTACACTCTGAGCTGTGTACTTTAGTCCGTTGGGCGCTCGGACAGTCAGGAGTCCATCGCTTTCAATCCAGAACTTCATCTTTGAGCCGGGGAAGCAGGTTTCTGCAGGCACTGCCACGGCTGTGATACCGGGTTGGTCTGTCAGTTCAGGACTGTCCAGCGAGGTAAGTTTTACAGATTCCGGTGGCTCATTGGTGAATCCGACACGAATGGCGCCGTGCCATGCCATCACACAGCGCtccacacgcaaacacactttTTCTCGCTTGACCACAGGACGGTTGCTGAACACCAGACCGTCTCTGGGAGACGACACATCTCTGGACGCGCGACGAGCGTTCTGGCTCAGCGTCACCAGCTTCCCCACAGCCTCCGTGTGAAAAGTCAACGGCCCCAGGCAGCGACCTCCACACTTATGTCCATTCGTCAGCTctaaagtgggagagagagagagagagagagagtaaattaGTGCTGGAGACTAAGTCAACAAATATGACGGTCCCTCAGCCAAGAACGAAGGAGCACTATTTCTGCCCAaagtagaaatgtgtgtgtgtgtgtgtgtgtgtgtgtgtgcgagagagagagagggatatgcAAGAGCAAACTGAAAATCAGTCCCATCCTTTGCCTgtcatacatatttaaaaagctGCGTTCTCTTCTTTGTCTGCCTGGTTAATTTTAACTGGAAACTCCTGAACTAAACCACTTCattaaatcataaatatatttggcatctctgtccatctctgtccAATCTGATTAAATAAAGCTACAAACTGAACAAATGATAGATGTTCACTGTGTCTCTTATGTATTCACTGTGTATCTCTACCTGTGTTAATGAGATATGTCCTCTGCCCTCTTTGGGAGCAGAAATGTGAACATGATCCCTCCTCCCTtttactcattcactgtcttaCAGGCTGTGTCTAGCATTTAAGAAAACACAGGAAGATGTAACAGCTAAGTAACTCTTTCTCAACATGTGTGCACTGCACAGTTATACAAGCACACGAGTTAACGCCTCTGTTCTGCATTCATTCAGACTCTTCATTTAGTATGAAATACTTTGTACAAACTGATACTCACATTCATTTGTCATCAGTTACACATATAGTATTTAGTAACAACATGAGCAAACAAAATACACTTTCAACACAAATACTAAATTAGCTGGagttatttagttttttttttcagtgtgtctattcaaggaaaagaaaattgaCCTTTGATCTTCATTGTCAGTCGTTCCATTGTTATGAGTTCTCTTAAGCTGAGAAATTGAAGATGTAAAGATGTCAAGACTTTTGGTTTGTAAGGTGTGTGACACCTTTTTATACTCAAAAGAACAAGTGAGGATGGGCAGTCAAAAGTGGGCAGGAAACTGGAAGTACTTTCATTGGAGAGAATCCGTATTATCTGACAGCTACTGGTCTGCAGCCAAACCTCGTGGGTTTGTTATCTGAagtctgttttggtgtgtgtgtgtgtgtgtgtgtgtgtgtgtgtgtttgtgtgtgtatgtgtttgtgtgtgtgtgtgaatgcatttgTATCTgctttagtttttgttttttttgttttttaaatcatccCGATTTGCATTTTCGTCAGCGCTGCCACAAACAGTATAAAAACACTGTGCAAAAAGCCTGTTGTCAGATGATGAAGTATAATGTGCTAATGTGCTAATGCATGTGTAGATTCAACTTATTTGATTCAACTTCAGTAAAAAATTTACCAAACATTTTCCAACATGCATCATCAGCAAGAAACAGCACTGCCACCAGTCATAATGAAACTAACCAGCTTTATACTTTCACTTTGACAGCCTTGTTTTGCAATccttggctgtgtttgtgtgtgtatgtgtgtatgtgtgtgtgtgtgtaggtgcacTCATGCAATAAATGCAATGTCAATAATGATGAAATGGACCAAAAGTCCCACCTAGTTAATGTATAACCAACTATGGATTTGCTTTCTATTAATCAGTCACACGGACAGCaataaaacaccataaaaatTAGAAATTAGTTTCATtttgaacaaagaaacaacatgTTTGTGACTTTCCCCCTAGAACCCTTGTGCAGATATCtgtagaaaaacacatttatgtaCAAGACACAAaaaatttgggtttttttgcaatttatgtttgtgttagttCTTGCCCGTGcatgtttgtatctgtgtatgtctgtgagagagacagagagagacagagagagagagagagagagagagagagagatttcagtggTTTAGATGAGATCAGGGCCACACTGGTTGACTATGTGCTCAACCATGCATTGAGTATGAGGGAGGCTGGGCAGAGAGTGCAGCCCAACCTGAGCCACTACACGGTTGCATCTATCATCAGTTCACTCAGGAATGAGAACCAGTAAGTTACCTACTATCTGCACTATGccactgctctttatgtatgtatactgtagtgtactgcagtCCATCAGATCAGTAGGCCTATGTTACTCAGGGATTGTTGGccagtgtgacagtaatgtcaTTTCATACTGAAAAATTAACTTATTTTAGCTTAATgtaaccactcactcactcactcattcattatctaagccgcttatcctgattagggtcgcggggggtgctggagcctatcccagtgcacatagggcgaaaggtggggaaacaccctggacaggtcgccagcccatcgcagggcagacacacagacaaacacactcacacacacattcatacctaagggcaatttagtgtctccaattcacctaacctgcatgtctttggactgtgggaggaaaccggagctcccggaggaaacccacgcagacacggggagaacatgcaaactccacacagaaaggaccctgagcacccggccaggaaccgaacccgaaaccttcttgctgtgaggcaacagcgctacccactgcgccaccgtgccgccccttAATGTAACCAATCTTATCATAATTTTGGATCTTCTGCAGAActgaggccctgtttacaccttgcattaagatctgattttggtgatccgatcacaagtggacagctctaagtgtgtccatttacacctggctttaaaATCCGTGTCTCAAATGACTGCTTGAGAtcagatctcacttccccgctttATATGCgaataaacacgtaaatcatttccaacacgttacccctttcactgaatttcatgtttgcttttttttatatagaaatAATGCTTATAACATGTGAGGATGGGCAGTCAAAAGTGGGCAGGAAACAGGAAGTACTTTCATCTGGGACATTCCATATTCTCTGACAGCGACTGGTCTGCAGTCAAACCTCGTGGGTTTGTTATCTGAAGTctgctttagtgtgtgtgtgtatgtgtgtgtgtgtgtgtgtgtgtgtgtgcgtgcgtgtgtgtgtgtatgcgtgtatgtctgtgtgtgtgtgtgtgtgtgtgtatgcgtgtatgtctgtgtgtgtgtgtgtgtgtgtgtgtgtgtgtctgtgtgtgtgtgtgtgtgtgtgtgtgtgtgtgtgtgtgtgtacgcatttGTATCTgccttatcttttttttttttttaaatcatcccGATTTGCATTTTCGTCAGCGCTGCCACAAACATTATAAAAACCCTGTGCAAAAAGCCTGTTGTCAGATAATGATGTATGATATGGCAAAAATGCATGGCCATGTGTAGATTCGACTTATCTGATTCAACTTCAGTGAGAAATTTATCAAACATTTTCCGACATGCATCATCAGCAAGAGACAGCACTGCCACCAGTCATAATGAAACTAACCAGCTTTATACTTTCACTTTGACAGCCTTGTTTTACAATccttggctgtgtgtgtgtgtgtgtgtgtgtgtgtaactgcgcTCATGCAATAAATGCAGTGTCAATGAAGATGAAATGAACCAAAAGTCCACCTAGTTAATgtgaatttaactgaatttcacttttgctttttttaattagaaatagtgcttataacatgtgagatgtcagacgaATTTGGTGATCAGTGattgctgttttgggacatCAAGGCATGTTAAGCTATTTCCTTGTAATGGccgtcagtggagaggaaaacgcttatcgtgagataacgaccattTCGATTGggatttagatttagatttttggacaggaggaggcgtttctAACAAGAGAAAtctggtgatcattgatcgcagttttgcaacattaagccatgttaagctttttcacgttaaacatTGTTGTTTTCAATCGGCGGGAGGCATGCACTTCCCATGCCCagtctgtcggaaattaaaagaagaagaagacgaagaagaagaagaaatcaaaactatatctattttgcctgttgttgttgttgtctgttgtcgCAGTTTGAAATGATGCCGTCGGCGAGCGAATGTGTGCATATGCGAATGAGTTCGTATTGTATCGTGCTTCACCTTGTCTTCTCCAGGTCTATCTCATCTTGTCGTCTGTTTCAGAGAGCCGTGGAGGTGGATGCTGCTGTGATTCAGCAAGTTTATATTATTATTGATGAGGCTGGCTTTAACCTAGCCAAAAGATGGGGATAGGGGCATCCTCCATTGCCATGCCAACCTTGGTCCCTACAACGCCGCCCGTCACCTCACATTCCTGGACACGCTACATGGCATCCTCACTCCTGACTAGCAGAAGGgtggaccagagcagcccaggtatGCTGTCATCTGGAACAACGTGAGTTTCCATTGGGCTCCTCTAGTAAGCAACTGTTTCATCGACCACTCACAATTTATTGTTCTGAAACTCCCACAGATTCAGAGAACAAGTGTAAACAACTGTGAAAAActggaagaagaaggagaagaagaagaaaaagaagatgaagaagaagaaggagaagaagagaaagaaattaagaaagacagaaagaaagaaagaaagaaagaaaggaagaaagagaatgcTTTATGCAACACATGAGGAATTAAGAAACAggtctttaaaataaaaaacaagtctttttgtcttttgtaagCACCAAAACAGATgataaataaatgtgatataTCAAGAGATTTGTGTAACAAcagaatataaaatataataggGACTATAAAATCCTGAAAATGATTACACATAAAACATGGGGTACAAAGTCTTGGCTCATTATGATTTTACAAT
Proteins encoded in this region:
- the LOC115805707 gene encoding E3 ubiquitin-protein ligase NEURL3-like, with the protein product MLLFQMQFEHTTSSRVKGTPELNLRDRILKNGMVEYKIADMGQIKHCLAPKIDEESFFALDAVDSLVHCGILVMEEIPRDEPVCDLWRRHDMLSWKAASDSDHSSDSNCEEPDTQFYKSPALIYSLSLSLSPTLELTNGHKCGGRCLGPLTFHTEAVGKLVTLSQNARRASRDVSSPRDGLVFSNRPVVKREKVCLRVERCVMAWHGAIRVGFTNEPPESVKLTSLDSPELTDQPGITAVAVPAETCFPGSKMKFWIESDGLLTVRAPNGLKYTAQSVNLDLNRPVWAMIDVYGQTATVLLLGSKKKDQILGSSKSSCPVPYIPPNPTESGYVDKTNKPLECGENTSHSHLLYPENRTNTELYIEQSAVYV